In a single window of the Mucilaginibacter defluvii genome:
- a CDS encoding TolC family protein produces MTKKNILLALICFLPLQLLAQQLWSLKECLDYGLKNNRSNTVYENEKRAADAQAKEALADYLPKVSVTGTLDDNLKVQQSIIPAGIFGPEPLRVAFTQKYNTNGVAQLDQTIYDQSLLTGLKANKFNRQQAELNLQQNQELIIYNISNAYYQIFVYREQLRLLRENLQTYRKQMDITGLQVQKGVTLKKDLDKVTVNYNNAVSQIRVAESSLTLSENQLKYNMGYPINGQLLIDSTNRADITVPADLNTNNQQFAATNRTDYRLSEINAKLLDIDQQRIKAGALPKLTGYARYGAVGFGSSLGPALTDLNPYSAIGIKLTIPLFDFFKRNAQVSQAKYKSLNAAENLKLDEGKYQLEYENARTKLIKAQSNLESDKRNIELAQSVFRTTDLQFQKGVTDLTDWLNAQNSIKEAQNNYLNSLYSFYQARLDMEKAGGTLKTFYNGL; encoded by the coding sequence ATGACGAAAAAAAATATTTTACTCGCTTTAATCTGCTTCTTACCGCTTCAATTGCTCGCGCAGCAATTATGGAGTTTAAAAGAATGCCTTGATTATGGTTTAAAAAACAACCGGAGTAATACCGTTTACGAAAATGAAAAGCGGGCCGCCGATGCGCAGGCTAAAGAAGCTTTGGCAGATTACCTCCCCAAGGTAAGTGTTACCGGCACCCTGGATGATAACCTGAAGGTGCAGCAATCCATCATCCCGGCAGGTATATTTGGCCCGGAGCCGCTGCGTGTAGCTTTTACGCAAAAGTATAACACAAACGGGGTAGCACAGCTCGATCAGACCATTTACGATCAGTCGCTGCTTACCGGTTTAAAGGCTAATAAATTTAACCGGCAGCAAGCCGAACTAAACCTGCAGCAAAACCAGGAACTGATCATTTACAACATCAGCAATGCCTACTACCAGATATTTGTGTACCGCGAGCAGTTGCGTTTGCTGCGGGAGAATTTGCAAACGTACCGTAAACAGATGGATATTACCGGCTTGCAAGTGCAAAAAGGCGTCACCCTGAAAAAGGACCTCGACAAGGTAACGGTTAATTATAATAATGCCGTTTCGCAAATAAGGGTTGCCGAGAGCAGCCTTACCTTATCTGAAAATCAGCTGAAGTACAACATGGGATATCCTATTAACGGGCAGCTTTTAATTGATTCTACTAACCGCGCGGATATTACTGTTCCGGCAGATCTGAATACCAACAATCAGCAGTTCGCTGCTACCAACCGTACTGATTACCGCCTCTCAGAAATCAATGCCAAGTTACTGGATATCGATCAGCAGCGCATAAAGGCCGGCGCATTGCCTAAGCTAACCGGTTATGCCCGCTATGGCGCAGTGGGTTTCGGTAGCTCGCTCGGCCCGGCTTTAACTGATTTGAACCCTTATTCGGCTATCGGTATAAAACTCACTATACCGCTGTTTGATTTTTTTAAACGCAACGCGCAGGTGTCGCAGGCAAAATATAAAAGCCTTAACGCTGCCGAAAACCTGAAATTGGATGAAGGCAAATATCAGTTAGAATATGAAAATGCACGCACCAAGCTAATTAAAGCCCAAAGTAACCTGGAAAGCGATAAACGTAACATTGAACTGGCGCAATCGGTGTTTCGTACCACCGACCTGCAATTTCAAAAAGGCGTTACCGACCTCACTGATTGGCTGAACGCGCAGAACTCCATAAAAGAAGCACAAAACAACTACCTCAATTCGCTATACAGCTTTTACCAGGCACGCCTGGATATGGAGAAAGCAGGCGGCACTTTAAAAACCTTTTACAACG